The Triticum aestivum cultivar Chinese Spring chromosome 7B, IWGSC CS RefSeq v2.1, whole genome shotgun sequence genome window below encodes:
- the LOC123163172 gene encoding polyadenylate-binding protein-interacting protein 7: MTSLNKVVPNNGDARSMLPNKITALNPNAAEFVPSCVIRPSYGNSTASDASKSELRGSPGKKILDRSESSKSNNSDDEAHQFWRKQLPDDIIPDFTSFEKIEQEPEELSLAGLSLNAPPFYGTKASRLSREHQELSSSASNLELGHTNLFYEDNSQSTFSTVGSSNWEQNYVGDLHFANENQDLQYDPTTGFTDSFASEYVAASDGLFDPLEYLASQFPGFSAESLGELYYANGCDFNHTIEILTQLEMQVDPTSNQAMNLTPSSPNFSTGDFPALPTAEDQNGFSKGDMDILGFFSGRNSSTISSGTGDFVSAVRKLASQNSGHNKFKKGPDYGNGVSTVSVPKQYSFGSKTSSGNKYQSVSSARAAATPWLDTGDAVANMYSESREEARDFARVRNACFEQARQAYLIGNKALAKELSIKGQAYNSQMKAAHEKAREAIYRQRNPGALQRGSDRLIDLHGLHVSEAIHILKVELGSLRGMARASGERMQVMVCVGTGHHTKGSRTARLPIAVEQFLLDEGLHYTQPQPGLLRVAVY; this comes from the exons ATGACTTCACTGAATAAAGTTGTTCCAAATAATGGTGATGCAAGGTCAATGTTGCCAAATAAAATCACTGCATTAAATCCCAATGCAGCAGAGTTTGTCCCTTCATGTGTTATTAGACCATCCTATGGTAATAGCACAGCTTCAGATGCAAGTAAGTCTGAACTTAGGGGGTCACCTGGAAAAAAAATTCTAGATAGGTCTGAGTCGTCCAAGTCTAATAACTCAGACGATGAGGCACACCAGTTCTGGCGTAAGCAGCTCCCAGATGATATTATTCCAGacttcacttctttcgagaaaatcGAACAAGAACCTGAAGAACTGTCCCTTGCTGGATTATCCTTGAATGCACCTCCTTTCTATGGGACAAAAGCTAGCCGCTTGTCAAGAGAACACCAAGAGTTGTCTTCTTCAGCTAGCAACCTGGAACTTGGGCATACCAATTTATTTTACGAGGATAATTCACAGTCAACCTTTTCAACTGTTGGTTCAAGCAATTGGGAGCAAAATTACGTGGGTGACCTCCACTTTGCTAATGAAAATCAGGACCTTCAGTATGATCCTACCACAGGCTTTACTGACAGTTTTGCTAGTGAGTACGTTGCAGCATCAGATGGCCTTTTTGATCCCCTAGAGTATTTAGCGTCTCAGTTTCCTGGATTTTCAGCAGAGAGTCTTGGGGAGCTGTACTATGCAAATGGATGTGACTTCAATCATACTATTGAAATTCTCACCCAGCTAGAG aTGCAAGTGGATCCTACTTCCAATCAGGCAATGAATTTGACCCCCAGCTCACCAAACTTTAGTACGGGCGACTTTCCTGCCCTGCCAACAGCAGAAGATCAAAACGGTTTCTCTAAGGGAGATATGGATATCCTTGGCTTCTTCAGTGGGCGCAATTCTTCCACCATATCTAGTGGTACTGGTGATTTTGTTTCAGCTGTTCGGAAACTTGCATCGCAGAATTCTGGCCACAACAAGTTCAAAAAGGGTCCTGATTACGGCAATGGTGTTTCTACCGTTTCTGTACCCAAGCAGTACAGTTTTGGTTCTAAAACATCTTCCGGGAACAAGTATCAAAGTGTTAGTAGTGCACGTGCAGCTGCAACTCCATGGCTTGATACTGGCGATGCAGTCG CAAACATGTATTCGGAATCGAGGGAAGAAGCTCGTGATTTTGCCCGTGTCCGAAATGCATGTTTTGAGCAG GCTAGACAAGCTTACCTAATTGGCAACAAAGCTCTGGCCAAGGAACTAAGCATCAAAGGTCAGGCCTATAACTCGCAAATGAAAGCAGCTCATGAGAAAGCTAGAGAAGCTATTTATCGACAGAG GAACCCTGGTGCTTTGCAACGGGGGAGTGATCGTCTGATTGATCTACACGGCCTCCACGTGAGCGAAGCAATCCATATCCTGAAGGTCGAGCTCGGCTCCCTGAGGGGCATGGCGAGGGCTTCAGGCGAAAGGATGCAAGTCATGGTATGCGTCGGAACAGGCCACCACACCAAGGGGTCTCGCACCGCGAGGCTGCCCATCGCCGTCGAGCAGTTCCTTCTGGACGAAGGGCTCCATTACACGCAACCTCAGCCCGGCCTGCTTCGCGTCGCCGTGTACTAA